The following are encoded in a window of Corynebacterium marinum DSM 44953 genomic DNA:
- a CDS encoding dipeptidase, with amino-acid sequence MSLPVDATTHSTHLEGQRERIFSDLSTLVAFNSVHAEPGCEADYASAAAWVEEALAELGLDTTAHLTADGSTAVIGRREAAEGMPTVLLYSHFDIVPAGDPARWTSDPFTLTERAGRWYGRGAADCKGNLVMHLAALRAVEASGGTRLGIIVLVEGSEERGGAGLEALLQEDPELFRADAILIADSGNAAVGVPTLTTMLRGGAQVTVTVDTLESPLHSGQYGGAAPDAVAALVRILDSLRDKHGRTVIDDVANDGAWGGDPYTKEDFRRDAGILDGVAIMGTDADEPADMVWARPAVTVTGFTSTPVAEAVNAVPATAAAQLNLRVPPGMDTVEVVEKLEKHLRSRTPWGAHVDVQIGDISNPFATDVGGPALTALGDSLAAAYGADQTATVGSGGSIPLTLALQEQFPAAEIAVYGVEEPQSTIHSPDESVDPTEIICIAAAEAAFLQAWEGK; translated from the coding sequence ATGAGTCTCCCCGTCGATGCCACCACGCACTCAACCCACCTCGAAGGCCAGCGCGAGCGGATCTTCTCCGACCTCTCCACCCTGGTGGCCTTCAACTCCGTCCACGCCGAGCCCGGCTGCGAGGCCGACTACGCCTCGGCCGCCGCCTGGGTCGAGGAAGCTCTCGCCGAGCTCGGCCTCGACACCACCGCCCACCTCACCGCTGACGGCTCCACCGCGGTGATCGGGCGTCGAGAAGCAGCGGAGGGTATGCCCACCGTCCTCCTCTACTCCCACTTCGACATCGTCCCCGCCGGCGATCCCGCCCGCTGGACCTCTGACCCGTTCACGCTGACCGAGCGCGCGGGCCGCTGGTACGGCCGCGGCGCCGCCGACTGCAAGGGCAACCTGGTCATGCACCTCGCGGCCCTGCGCGCGGTGGAGGCCTCCGGCGGCACCCGCCTGGGCATCATCGTCCTGGTCGAAGGTTCCGAGGAGCGCGGCGGCGCCGGCCTGGAGGCGCTGCTCCAGGAGGACCCCGAGCTTTTCCGGGCCGACGCGATCCTCATCGCCGACTCCGGCAACGCCGCGGTGGGGGTGCCCACCCTGACCACCATGCTGCGCGGCGGCGCGCAGGTCACGGTCACCGTCGACACCCTTGAATCTCCGCTGCACTCCGGCCAGTACGGCGGCGCCGCCCCCGACGCCGTCGCAGCCCTGGTCCGCATCCTCGACTCCCTGCGCGACAAACACGGCCGCACCGTCATCGACGACGTGGCCAACGACGGCGCATGGGGCGGAGACCCGTACACGAAGGAGGACTTCCGGCGCGACGCCGGCATCCTCGACGGCGTGGCCATCATGGGCACCGACGCCGACGAGCCCGCCGACATGGTGTGGGCTCGTCCCGCCGTCACCGTCACGGGTTTCACCTCGACCCCCGTCGCCGAGGCCGTCAACGCCGTGCCCGCCACCGCCGCCGCGCAGCTCAACCTGCGGGTGCCCCCGGGGATGGACACCGTGGAGGTGGTGGAGAAGCTCGAGAAGCACCTCAGGTCCCGCACCCCCTGGGGCGCCCACGTGGACGTGCAGATCGGCGACATCAGCAACCCCTTCGCCACCGACGTCGGCGGCCCCGCCCTCACCGCGCTCGGGGACAGCCTCGCCGCCGCCTATGGCGCAGACCAGACCGCGACCGTGGGCTCCGGCGGATCCATCCCGCTCACCCTCGCCCTCCAGGAGCAGTTCCCCGCCGCCGAAATCGCCGTCTACGGCGTGGAGGAGCCGCAGTCGACGATCCACTCCCCCGACGAATCTGTGGATCCCACCGAAATTATCTGCATCGCCGCGGCCGAGGCCGCGTTCCTGCAGGCCTGGGAAGGAAAATAG
- a CDS encoding Na+/H+ antiporter subunit A → MLLLLAALTIAALVAPLLIRTVGRAAFALLALVPAAGFFWVLSLFAGGTFADDGALFFTMEWMPAAHLNLEFRLDSLAGLFSLIILGVGALVLFYCWGYFDSNPRRLAIFGGQMVAFAGAMFGLVISDNFLLMYIFWEITSVLSFLLVGYYGERASSRRSAGQALMVTTLGGLAMLVGIIVLGRQTGIWRLSELQTFPEVSTTPYITAAVVLILAGALSKSAIAPGHFWLPGAMAAPTPVSAYLHSAAMVKAGIYLVARLAPDFNVVNAWHLVVIPLGLLTMLMGGWMALRQRDLKLILAYGTVSQLGFIMSTVAVGSREAMLAGLALTFAHSLFKATLFMIVGVIDHTTGTRDIRELSGLGRRQPLIAGLAVLSAASMAGVPPLLGFVAKESVFEAVLHEQLLVGMPRSLMLVGMVLGSVLTVAYSLRFLNGAFATKLPRDGADGGASEPVANMAPIGPRLWLAPLALTSLTLYFGIYPAQLSGAITSHLDNIFTLQAGESGGYLALWHGFNIPLLLSALIILAGAAMHWQREVVSRAHFAEPALGDADSAYDSVLDFLRHLSLRLTASTQRGSLAVNLGIIFSVLIVLPSAALILGDRPDVRMVLWDSPWQALASAVIIVAAIAATQMDNRLSGVILVGVTGYALAVLFALQGAPDLALTQTLVETVLMVIFMLVLRKLPTTTEWTQSPKANRFRAWLSVAVGLSVTVVTMFAINARSHDPISDYMPDLAYDIGHGANAVNVLLVDLRAWDTFGEISVLVIAGTGVASLIYRTRSFSRASRRPTLAVTGRRWLAAGVETERAQNRSLMVDVATRILFPSMMALSLYFFFAGHNAPGGGFAGGLVAALAFTLRYIAGGRAELEEALPVDAGRILGAGLALSAVAAIWPMFLGHPPLTSAYTSVDLPLIGNMSLPSALLFDAGVYLIVVGLMMHILSSLGGQLDLEEEMRKQRARDRARSMARAAELRQLTGPTTEGDK, encoded by the coding sequence GTGCTGTTACTTCTCGCCGCTCTGACCATCGCCGCCCTGGTAGCCCCCCTGCTCATCCGCACAGTCGGCCGAGCGGCCTTCGCACTACTCGCCCTCGTGCCGGCCGCCGGATTCTTCTGGGTGCTGTCCCTGTTCGCCGGCGGGACGTTCGCCGACGACGGAGCGCTGTTCTTCACCATGGAGTGGATGCCGGCGGCCCACCTGAATCTGGAGTTCCGGCTCGACTCCCTGGCCGGGCTGTTCAGCCTGATCATCCTGGGCGTCGGCGCCCTGGTCCTGTTCTACTGCTGGGGCTATTTCGACTCGAACCCCCGCCGCCTGGCCATCTTCGGCGGGCAGATGGTGGCTTTCGCCGGGGCCATGTTCGGACTGGTGATCTCCGACAACTTCCTGTTGATGTACATCTTCTGGGAGATCACGTCGGTGCTGTCGTTCCTGCTGGTCGGCTACTACGGCGAGCGGGCGTCGTCCAGGCGTTCCGCCGGCCAGGCACTCATGGTGACCACGCTGGGCGGACTGGCGATGCTGGTGGGCATCATCGTCCTGGGCCGGCAAACCGGCATCTGGCGGCTCTCGGAGCTGCAGACCTTCCCCGAAGTGTCCACGACCCCGTACATCACCGCCGCAGTCGTGCTCATCCTGGCGGGTGCCCTGTCGAAGTCCGCCATCGCCCCGGGCCACTTCTGGCTGCCCGGCGCGATGGCGGCACCGACTCCGGTGTCCGCCTACCTGCACTCCGCGGCGATGGTGAAGGCGGGCATCTATCTCGTCGCCCGCCTCGCCCCCGACTTCAACGTCGTCAATGCCTGGCATCTGGTGGTCATCCCGCTGGGACTTCTGACCATGCTCATGGGTGGCTGGATGGCGCTGCGGCAGCGCGACCTCAAGCTGATCCTCGCGTACGGCACTGTCTCTCAGCTGGGCTTCATCATGTCGACGGTGGCGGTGGGTTCGCGGGAGGCGATGCTCGCCGGTCTGGCGCTGACATTCGCGCATTCGCTGTTCAAGGCGACGCTGTTCATGATCGTCGGCGTGATCGACCACACTACGGGCACACGCGACATCCGCGAGCTCAGCGGCCTGGGGCGGAGGCAGCCGCTGATCGCGGGGCTGGCGGTGCTCTCGGCGGCGTCGATGGCCGGTGTACCTCCGCTGCTGGGTTTCGTGGCGAAGGAGAGCGTGTTCGAAGCGGTCCTCCATGAGCAACTGCTGGTGGGCATGCCCCGCAGCCTCATGCTCGTGGGCATGGTGCTCGGTTCGGTCCTCACCGTCGCGTACTCGCTGCGGTTCCTCAACGGCGCCTTCGCCACCAAGCTGCCCAGGGACGGCGCCGACGGAGGCGCTTCGGAGCCCGTGGCGAACATGGCGCCGATCGGCCCGCGCCTGTGGCTGGCGCCGCTGGCGCTCACCTCGCTGACGCTCTACTTCGGCATCTACCCGGCGCAGCTGTCCGGCGCGATCACCTCGCACCTGGACAACATCTTCACGCTCCAGGCGGGTGAATCCGGCGGCTACCTGGCCCTGTGGCACGGCTTCAACATTCCGCTGCTGCTCTCCGCGCTGATCATCCTGGCCGGCGCGGCCATGCACTGGCAGCGCGAAGTGGTGTCGAGGGCCCATTTCGCGGAGCCTGCCCTGGGCGACGCGGATTCCGCCTACGACTCGGTGCTGGACTTCCTGCGCCACCTCTCGCTGCGCCTGACGGCCTCCACGCAGCGCGGTTCCCTGGCAGTGAACCTGGGCATCATCTTCAGCGTGCTCATCGTGCTGCCCAGCGCGGCACTGATCCTGGGAGACCGACCCGACGTGCGGATGGTGCTGTGGGATTCACCCTGGCAGGCCCTGGCCTCGGCCGTAATCATCGTCGCGGCGATCGCCGCGACGCAGATGGACAACCGCCTCTCCGGCGTGATCCTGGTGGGTGTCACGGGTTACGCCCTGGCCGTGCTCTTCGCGCTGCAGGGCGCCCCCGACCTGGCGCTCACGCAGACCCTGGTGGAGACGGTCCTCATGGTCATCTTCATGCTGGTTCTGCGCAAGCTCCCGACGACCACGGAATGGACCCAGTCCCCCAAGGCGAACCGGTTCCGGGCGTGGCTGTCCGTTGCGGTGGGCCTGTCTGTGACGGTGGTGACGATGTTCGCCATCAACGCCCGCTCGCACGACCCGATCTCGGACTACATGCCCGACCTCGCCTACGACATCGGCCACGGCGCCAACGCAGTGAACGTGCTGCTGGTGGACCTGCGGGCCTGGGACACCTTCGGCGAGATCTCGGTGCTGGTGATCGCGGGAACGGGCGTCGCCTCGCTGATCTACCGGACCCGCTCCTTCAGCCGCGCCTCGAGGCGCCCGACGCTGGCTGTCACCGGCCGCCGTTGGCTGGCCGCAGGCGTGGAGACCGAGCGCGCGCAGAACCGTTCCCTCATGGTCGACGTGGCCACGCGCATCCTGTTCCCGTCGATGATGGCGCTGTCGCTGTACTTCTTCTTCGCCGGTCACAACGCCCCCGGCGGCGGTTTCGCGGGCGGCCTGGTCGCGGCGCTTGCCTTCACGCTGCGCTACATCGCCGGCGGCCGCGCCGAGCTGGAGGAGGCGCTGCCGGTCGACGCCGGCCGCATCCTCGGCGCCGGTCTCGCCCTGTCCGCGGTCGCGGCGATCTGGCCGATGTTCCTCGGCCACCCGCCGCTGACCTCCGCGTACACCTCGGTCGATCTGCCGTTGATCGGCAACATGTCGCTGCCCAGCGCACTGCTTTTCGACGCCGGCGTCTATCTCATCGTCGTCGGCCTCATGATGCACATCCTCTCCTCGCTGGGAGGCCAGCTCGACCTGGAGGAGGAGATGCGCAAGCAACGCGCCCGCGACCGGGCGCGCTCCATGGCCCGGGCTGCCGAGCTGCGCCAGTTGACGGGCCCTACCACGGAAGGAGACAAGTAG
- a CDS encoding Na(+)/H(+) antiporter subunit C, whose translation MVANLVLLLAAGTLISAGVYLVLDRAMTKMMLGLMLIGNGANLLILQAGGSAGSPPIMGRESLRYGDEIADPLAQGMILTAIVIAMAMTAFILTLAYRQYRYRTADVIEDDLEDAAIAARPATASAAPDHDASDDPSTGRLTSEGDSFGPRSFEAPVKADEDD comes from the coding sequence ATGGTGGCGAACCTCGTCCTGCTGCTGGCGGCGGGCACCCTGATCTCCGCCGGTGTGTACCTGGTGCTCGACCGCGCGATGACGAAGATGATGCTGGGGCTGATGCTCATCGGCAACGGCGCGAACCTGCTCATCCTGCAGGCCGGCGGCTCCGCCGGCTCTCCACCGATCATGGGTCGCGAATCGTTGCGCTACGGAGACGAGATCGCGGACCCGCTGGCGCAGGGGATGATCCTGACGGCCATCGTCATCGCCATGGCCATGACCGCGTTCATCCTCACCCTGGCCTACCGCCAGTACCGTTACCGTACAGCGGACGTCATCGAGGACGACCTCGAGGACGCCGCCATTGCGGCCCGCCCCGCCACCGCGAGTGCGGCCCCGGACCACGACGCCTCCGACGACCCGTCGACCGGCCGTCTGACCAGCGAAGGCGACTCCTTCGGACCCCGCTCCTTCGAGGCACCCGTGAAGGCGGACGAAGATGACTGA
- a CDS encoding Na+/H+ antiporter subunit D codes for MTEILTPFVEALLPLMPFLIPLPVILPAVAAALALLAGRHPNIQRVIALGTLIALIVLTASMVVVVDLEGIQTVQLGGWDAPVGITLVADRLATVMLTVSSVVLFCVMWYAISQGIRDGGKDEPVAVFLPTYLLLSMGVNMSFLAGDLFNLYVGFEVFLVASYVLLTLGASPARVRAGVSYVMVSMVSSMIFLFGLAMVYAAVGTMNLAQIGMRMEDVPTGTRAAIFGTLLVAFGIKAAVFPLDAWLPDSYPTAPSLVTAVFAGLLTKVGVYSIIRMRSVVFTDGSLDGMLMWVALATMLVGILGAMAQNDIKRLLSFTLVSHIGYMIFGIALGSAQGLSGAIFYAVHHILVQTALFLVVGLIERQAGTSSLRRIGSLAYTAPVIAVLYFIPAVNLGGIPPFSGFLGKIILLEAGANEGGFMAWLLIGGAVVTSLLTLYVMVLVWSKAFWRDRKDAPEGNVAMARPAPLADVTDEVEFLERDDVGRMPVGMVASTATLIAASLAVTVLAGPIASVTGRAAESAQDVSIYRSAVLGTTADDPGRTVDQRRLDDGSDTLRNRDHMLPEPQPAIEEEQS; via the coding sequence ATGACTGAGATTCTCACACCGTTCGTGGAGGCGCTGCTGCCGCTGATGCCTTTCCTCATCCCGCTGCCGGTGATCCTGCCGGCCGTGGCGGCGGCGCTGGCGCTGCTGGCGGGCAGACACCCCAACATCCAGCGCGTCATCGCGCTGGGCACCCTCATCGCGCTCATCGTCCTCACGGCGTCGATGGTCGTCGTCGTGGACCTCGAGGGCATCCAGACCGTCCAGCTCGGCGGCTGGGACGCCCCCGTGGGTATCACTCTGGTGGCCGACCGGCTGGCCACCGTGATGCTCACCGTCTCCTCCGTCGTGCTGTTCTGCGTCATGTGGTACGCCATCAGCCAGGGCATCCGCGACGGAGGGAAGGACGAACCCGTCGCGGTGTTCCTGCCCACCTACCTGCTGCTGAGCATGGGCGTGAACATGTCCTTCCTCGCCGGCGACCTGTTCAACCTGTACGTGGGATTCGAGGTGTTCCTGGTCGCCTCCTACGTGCTGCTCACGCTGGGAGCCTCGCCCGCCCGGGTCCGCGCCGGTGTGTCCTACGTGATGGTGTCGATGGTCTCGTCGATGATCTTCCTCTTCGGCCTGGCGATGGTCTACGCCGCCGTGGGCACGATGAACCTGGCGCAGATCGGCATGCGGATGGAGGACGTGCCCACCGGCACCCGGGCGGCCATCTTCGGCACCCTGCTGGTGGCGTTCGGCATCAAGGCCGCCGTCTTCCCGCTGGACGCCTGGCTGCCGGACTCCTACCCCACCGCCCCCTCCCTGGTCACCGCCGTGTTCGCGGGACTGCTGACCAAGGTCGGCGTGTACTCCATCATCCGGATGCGCTCGGTGGTGTTCACCGACGGCTCACTGGACGGGATGCTCATGTGGGTCGCGCTGGCGACCATGCTCGTGGGCATCCTCGGCGCCATGGCGCAGAACGACATCAAACGTCTGTTGTCTTTCACCCTGGTCAGCCACATCGGCTACATGATCTTCGGCATCGCGCTGGGCTCAGCCCAGGGGTTGTCGGGCGCGATCTTCTACGCGGTGCACCACATTCTGGTGCAGACAGCGTTGTTCCTGGTCGTCGGGCTCATCGAGCGTCAGGCGGGCACCTCCTCGCTGCGGCGGATCGGTTCCCTCGCCTACACCGCCCCGGTCATCGCCGTCCTGTATTTTATCCCCGCCGTCAACCTGGGCGGCATCCCGCCCTTCTCCGGCTTCCTGGGCAAGATCATCCTGCTGGAGGCCGGCGCGAACGAGGGCGGCTTCATGGCGTGGCTGCTCATCGGCGGCGCCGTGGTCACCTCTCTGCTCACGCTCTACGTGATGGTGCTGGTCTGGTCGAAGGCCTTCTGGCGCGACCGCAAGGACGCGCCGGAGGGCAACGTCGCCATGGCGCGGCCCGCCCCGCTCGCCGACGTCACCGACGAAGTCGAGTTCCTCGAGCGTGACGACGTCGGCCGCATGCCCGTCGGCATGGTCGCCTCCACCGCCACACTCATCGCCGCCTCCCTGGCGGTGACTGTTCTGGCCGGCCCCATCGCCAGCGTCACCGGACGCGCCGCGGAGTCCGCGCAGGACGTGAGCATCTACCGCTCCGCGGTCCTCGGGACCACCGCCGACGACCCCGGCCGCACCGTGGACCAGCGGCGCCTCGACGACGGTTCGGACACCCTCCGCAACCGGGACCACATGCTGCCCGAACCCCAGCCCGCCATCGAGGAGGAACAGTCGTGA
- a CDS encoding Na+/H+ antiporter subunit E, whose translation MIDGIRRRFRPWFIVWITLMWCLLMGEFSWANFISGLLVGGLIVFGLPLPAMPIAGLQVHWWALLRYMVSWVRDLLVASVKVAWLALRPADPPKSAIVRVPMRVSNELVLSFATSLYNLQPGGAVSDIDIANRMWTVHLLDAGDERALAREIENVAALERNMIRIFERS comes from the coding sequence GTGATCGACGGAATCCGCCGCCGTTTCCGCCCGTGGTTCATCGTGTGGATCACCCTCATGTGGTGCCTGCTCATGGGTGAATTCTCCTGGGCCAACTTCATCAGCGGCCTGCTCGTGGGCGGCCTCATCGTGTTCGGTCTTCCCCTGCCCGCCATGCCCATCGCCGGCCTGCAGGTCCACTGGTGGGCGCTGCTGCGGTACATGGTTTCGTGGGTGCGGGACCTCCTGGTCGCCTCGGTGAAGGTCGCCTGGCTTGCCCTGCGCCCGGCCGACCCGCCGAAGTCCGCCATCGTGCGGGTGCCCATGCGGGTGTCCAACGAACTGGTCCTGTCCTTCGCCACCTCGCTGTACAACCTCCAGCCGGGTGGTGCGGTCAGCGACATCGACATCGCCAACCGCATGTGGACCGTGCACCTGCTCGACGCCGGGGACGAACGCGCCCTCGCGCGCGAGATCGAGAACGTCGCCGCCCTGGAACGCAACATGATCCGCATCTTCGAGAGGAGCTGA
- a CDS encoding monovalent cation/H+ antiporter complex subunit F: protein MDPAIYNSLLLIPAAFFAAAFVIMVWRILTGPNSMDRMLGLDGFVAMLQCALATYIVWTLDTTVANAMLVIALLGFIASVSVARFRKRDGS from the coding sequence ATGGACCCCGCCATCTACAACTCGCTGCTGCTCATCCCGGCGGCCTTTTTCGCCGCCGCCTTCGTCATCATGGTCTGGCGGATCCTGACCGGGCCCAACTCGATGGACCGGATGCTCGGCCTGGACGGTTTCGTCGCCATGCTGCAGTGCGCCCTGGCCACCTACATCGTGTGGACGCTGGACACCACCGTCGCCAACGCCATGCTCGTCATCGCGCTGCTCGGTTTCATCGCCTCGGTGTCCGTCGCCCGCTTCCGCAAGAGGGACGGTTCCTGA
- a CDS encoding monovalent cation/H(+) antiporter subunit G, producing the protein MTYQLFADVASLVLILAGSFLVFSAAVGVARFRDTMSRIHAITKPQTTGLILTILGALLKVTGSPEFGIAERSDLGVLILLVVFAAMTSPVTAQRLGRVSRREGLYGAAADMSRNDAPADRSLRRR; encoded by the coding sequence ATGACCTACCAACTCTTCGCCGACGTCGCCTCACTGGTGCTCATCCTGGCCGGCTCGTTCCTCGTGTTCTCTGCGGCGGTCGGCGTCGCGCGGTTCCGGGACACGATGTCGCGCATCCATGCAATCACCAAACCGCAGACCACGGGCCTGATCCTGACGATCCTCGGCGCACTGCTCAAGGTCACCGGCTCGCCGGAGTTCGGGATCGCTGAGCGCAGCGATCTCGGGGTACTCATCCTGCTGGTCGTTTTCGCCGCCATGACCTCCCCGGTCACCGCCCAGCGTCTGGGGCGTGTCTCCCGGCGCGAAGGCCTGTACGGTGCGGCCGCGGACATGTCGCGTAACGACGCCCCCGCCGACCGCTCGCTGCGCCGACGGTAG
- a CDS encoding alpha/beta fold hydrolase, with protein MRDIVLLHPAGLMPDTWTDVVRSLPADWKPWLPHLGAGPPAQQRVVAEQYLDRQELRRVVLVGHGTGALVAAGIAKQQPHRVSHVVLSGLPRPEESHVKAAKLLPKFLLRRRGVDKGALVDSLAEARDLDLAGITAPTLLIDDADYSADPARFVAEINDFLSSNPA; from the coding sequence ATGCGTGATATCGTCCTGCTCCACCCGGCGGGTCTGATGCCGGACACGTGGACCGACGTGGTCCGTTCCCTGCCGGCCGACTGGAAGCCCTGGCTGCCCCACCTCGGCGCGGGCCCACCTGCGCAGCAGCGCGTCGTCGCCGAGCAGTACCTGGACCGGCAGGAGCTGCGGAGAGTCGTGCTCGTAGGGCACGGCACCGGCGCGCTCGTGGCGGCGGGCATCGCGAAGCAGCAGCCGCACCGCGTCAGCCACGTGGTGCTCTCCGGGCTGCCCCGCCCCGAGGAATCCCACGTCAAGGCGGCGAAGCTGCTGCCGAAGTTCCTGCTGCGCCGCCGCGGGGTGGACAAGGGCGCGCTCGTTGATTCGCTCGCCGAGGCCCGTGACCTCGACCTCGCCGGCATCACCGCCCCGACGCTGCTTATCGACGACGCCGACTACTCCGCCGACCCCGCCCGCTTCGTCGCGGAGATCAACGATTTCCTCTCCAGCAACCCGGCATAG
- a CDS encoding glutamate--cysteine ligase yields the protein MMVPPIPFARSPKPTLGVEWEIALVDPETRDLAPKAEEVIDLVKAAHPEVHLEKEFLQNTVELVTGVHETVPAAIGELAHDLACVKEAAETLGLRLWASGSHPFSDFRKNPISAKMTYAEIINRTRYWGQQMLIWGIHVHVGISHEDRVWPIINAMMTRYPHLLALTASSPGWDGIDTGYASNRTMLYQQLPTAGMPYQFTSWADWESYMNDQGISGVINHTGSMHFDIRPAAKWGTIEVRVSDATSNLRELAAVVALTHCLVVHYDRMLDRGEELPILQPWHVAENKWRAARYGLEALVITTRDTDERWVTQELAELVDDLSPLAEELGCLNELHLVREILERGAGYQRQRRIHQRTGDWRNVIDKTCDELEELVPDA from the coding sequence ATGATGGTCCCGCCCATCCCCTTCGCCCGCTCCCCGAAGCCCACCCTCGGCGTTGAGTGGGAGATCGCGCTGGTCGACCCGGAGACCCGCGACCTCGCACCGAAGGCGGAGGAGGTCATCGACCTGGTCAAGGCCGCCCACCCCGAAGTTCACCTGGAGAAGGAGTTCCTCCAGAACACCGTCGAACTGGTCACCGGCGTGCACGAGACCGTCCCCGCGGCCATCGGGGAACTCGCCCACGATCTCGCCTGCGTGAAAGAGGCCGCAGAGACCCTGGGCCTGCGCCTGTGGGCCTCGGGGTCGCACCCTTTCTCGGACTTCCGGAAAAACCCCATCTCGGCGAAGATGACCTACGCCGAGATCATCAACCGCACCCGGTACTGGGGGCAGCAGATGCTCATCTGGGGCATCCACGTCCACGTCGGCATCTCCCACGAGGACCGCGTGTGGCCGATCATCAACGCGATGATGACCAGGTACCCGCACCTGCTGGCGCTCACCGCCTCCTCGCCGGGATGGGACGGCATCGACACCGGCTACGCCTCCAACCGCACGATGCTCTACCAGCAGCTGCCCACCGCGGGCATGCCCTACCAGTTCACCTCCTGGGCGGACTGGGAGTCCTACATGAACGACCAGGGTATTTCCGGGGTGATCAACCACACCGGATCGATGCACTTCGACATCCGGCCGGCCGCGAAGTGGGGCACCATCGAGGTGCGGGTCTCCGACGCCACCTCGAACCTGCGGGAGCTGGCTGCGGTCGTCGCGTTGACGCACTGCCTGGTCGTCCACTACGACCGGATGCTCGACCGCGGTGAGGAACTGCCGATTCTGCAGCCGTGGCACGTGGCGGAGAACAAGTGGCGTGCCGCCCGGTACGGCCTGGAGGCCCTGGTGATCACCACGCGCGACACCGACGAGCGGTGGGTCACCCAGGAGCTGGCGGAGTTGGTCGACGACCTCTCCCCCCTCGCCGAGGAACTCGGCTGCCTGAACGAGCTCCACCTCGTCCGGGAGATCCTCGAGCGCGGCGCCGGGTACCAGCGCCAGCGCCGGATCCACCAGCGCACGGGAGACTGGCGCAACGTCATCGACAAAACCTGCGACGAGCTGGAGGAGCTGGTCCCCGATGCGTGA
- a CDS encoding LytR C-terminal domain-containing protein, whose translation MNPDNTSESADPGPGSGPAPGAAAGSGLPLRGLAMVLIAVAVLLAMWGVYATTQNSDSSGGAAAPTTEAATAVQESPGESTDAEDTTGAAESTRPEETERAAGAEAETESESPDSPTSGAPAPAGAQPAPRGATPAADPERVHVLNNSTVPNLAADIAGTLDRDGYELGEVGNLAEVILPENTVFFQPGNQDAETRARELADRVGGVAREYDETLPDGTAGRNDLTLVLVEQVAL comes from the coding sequence GTGAATCCTGATAATACGTCAGAGTCCGCCGACCCGGGTCCGGGTTCAGGGCCGGCTCCGGGCGCGGCCGCGGGTTCGGGCCTGCCGCTGCGCGGCCTGGCGATGGTGCTCATCGCCGTCGCCGTCCTGCTGGCGATGTGGGGCGTGTACGCCACGACGCAGAACTCGGACTCCTCCGGCGGCGCCGCAGCCCCGACCACCGAGGCGGCCACCGCCGTGCAGGAGTCCCCGGGGGAGAGCACCGATGCGGAGGACACCACCGGTGCCGCCGAGAGCACCCGGCCGGAGGAGACGGAGCGTGCGGCCGGCGCGGAGGCGGAGACTGAGTCCGAGTCGCCCGATTCGCCCACGTCGGGCGCCCCGGCCCCGGCCGGGGCGCAGCCCGCTCCGCGCGGCGCTACCCCGGCCGCGGATCCGGAGCGCGTGCACGTGCTCAACAACTCCACGGTGCCGAACCTGGCCGCCGACATCGCGGGCACCCTCGACCGGGACGGCTACGAGCTCGGTGAAGTGGGCAACCTCGCGGAGGTGATCCTGCCGGAGAACACCGTGTTCTTCCAGCCCGGCAACCAGGACGCGGAGACCCGCGCCCGGGAGCTGGCGGACCGGGTCGGCGGCGTCGCCCGGGAGTACGACGAGACCCTGCCCGACGGCACCGCCGGCCGCAACGACCTGACCCTGGTGCTGGTGGAACAGGTAGCCCTCTGA
- a CDS encoding DUF3263 domain-containing protein: protein MPELSDADARLLDFEERAPRSAGAKEELIRRQLGMSPVRYYQRLNLLIDVPAAMAAHPVLLGRLRRIRDRRAGERQRAEGNHES, encoded by the coding sequence ATGCCCGAACTCAGCGACGCAGACGCCCGCCTCCTCGACTTCGAGGAGCGTGCGCCGCGGTCCGCGGGCGCGAAGGAGGAGCTGATCCGCAGGCAGTTGGGTATGAGTCCGGTGCGTTATTACCAGCGTCTCAACCTGCTTATCGACGTCCCCGCGGCCATGGCCGCCCATCCTGTCCTGCTCGGACGTCTGCGGCGCATCCGCGACCGGCGTGCCGGGGAGCGCCAGCGCGCCGAAGGCAACCACGAAAGCTAG